DNA from Thiomicrorhabdus sp. Kp2:
TCATATATAAAGGAGCCCAGACTCTAACATTCTTACCAATAGAACCGTATTTTCTCCTTATAAAAAAAGTATGATAAAAAACATTAAGATACTTAATTAACTTGAACATCACACACTACCCTCTGACTAGCTTTATTTTGTATAAAAATCTCAAAAATCCTTTAGGAAATATTTTCAATAATGTGGGGATTCTAAAATTCTGAAGTGAAAAAGAATCTAATGATAATAAAAAATCTGAATAAAAACTCCCGTAAAAATCAATGTAATCTGGAAAAAGAACAATTACTCTCATGTAATGTTTGTGCATCCTAGATTTTATGTAGGAGTGAAAATAAAAATTAAACTCTTCTTTATTAATAAGTCCATTTTTATAAGCATAAAGTAAAGGTGAAGTATAGAATTCAAAACCACAAATAAATAACTTTGGGTCATTAGGCATTTTATGTATTAAATTATTATCATGAATCCTATACACATAGCTGGTCTCATTTAAATAACACCCACTAAATGATAAAGAAGTTGCAAGCAACAACTCAGAATCACAATTCAAATTAAACTCATTCTTAAATGCTCCATATTCCTTTGCAAAACCAGTATGAAAGAGTATTCCACATAGAGCATATGGAAATAACGATTTATTTGTAAACCTGTCAATAAACAACTCTCTAACTGGTATATTCTCTCTATAATCTAAACCAACTTCATGAAAAGTATTTTCAGACTCATATTTAACCAAACCTTTTGATATGCAATACTTAGCACCAGTATCATGAATTTTATGAACACATTGACTTATAAACGACTTATTAATCAGGTAATCATCATCCGAAAGTATTAAAAAAAACTCGCCACTAACAAATTCAAAAAGTGCTTTATACCATGAGCCAACCATGCCTAAGTTAGCTTCGTTCTTTACATACTTAAAACTGTCGCGTAATTGATGACAACTTAACATCTCCTCAGTATTATCAGAAGATGCATTATCAATAACAATCAACTCTATATGATCATAATCCTGACTTAGAACTGAATCAACAGCCTCCATCAGATAGCCTGAACGATTATACGTTGGAATAACTACTGTAACTTTCATACTCATAAAGTCATTTCTTTCTTTATTTTAAGTGCCATAATAAAATATAGGCATAGACTAAAAAACTGAGCCAAACATACTGCTACAAAAACTGCATACAAGTTTAAATAACTACTAAGAAAATTAGTTATTAAATAAAACGAACCGATAAACAGCAGATTTACACCAATAAAGTAGATATACCTATTGGCGGTAACGGCCAGAAGAACGCTTACAGATTCAACTGTTATTAAAAAATACCAAAAACCTAGGAAAGCATAAAACCCAAGAAACAATGCATAATTAAAGCCTACTCCTATCAACTCAAAAATTATAGGTACT
Protein-coding regions in this window:
- a CDS encoding glycosyltransferase family 2 protein; amino-acid sequence: MSMKVTVVIPTYNRSGYLMEAVDSVLSQDYDHIELIVIDNASSDNTEEMLSCHQLRDSFKYVKNEANLGMVGSWYKALFEFVSGEFFLILSDDDYLINKSFISQCVHKIHDTGAKYCISKGLVKYESENTFHEVGLDYRENIPVRELFIDRFTNKSLFPYALCGILFHTGFAKEYGAFKNEFNLNCDSELLLATSLSFSGCYLNETSYVYRIHDNNLIHKMPNDPKLFICGFEFYTSPLLYAYKNGLINKEEFNFYFHSYIKSRMHKHYMRVIVLFPDYIDFYGSFYSDFLLSLDSFSLQNFRIPTLLKIFPKGFLRFLYKIKLVRG